One region of Pseudoalteromonas galatheae genomic DNA includes:
- a CDS encoding DUF1330 domain-containing protein, which produces MYEMLVAMEIHNSERYAKYREAMKPILRQYGGGFSNDFHIAATLQTEGQCQANRLFTIYFPDQASMESFFSDTEYVQVKARYFEDSVSGFDILASYTR; this is translated from the coding sequence ATGTATGAGATGTTAGTGGCGATGGAAATTCATAACAGTGAGCGGTATGCCAAATATCGTGAAGCGATGAAGCCTATTTTAAGACAATATGGTGGTGGATTTAGTAACGATTTTCATATTGCAGCAACCCTGCAAACTGAGGGGCAGTGTCAAGCTAATAGACTTTTTACCATATATTTTCCTGATCAAGCTTCAATGGAGTCCTTCTTCAGTGATACTGAATATGTACAGGTAAAAGCGCGATACTTTGAAGATAGCGTCAGTGGATTTGATATTTTGGCGAGCTACACTAGATAA
- the gloA2 gene encoding SMU1112c/YaeR family gloxylase I-like metalloprotein: protein MKLSGIHHVAVICSDYQRSKVFYTEVLGLHVLCENYRKDRASYKLDLALPDGSQIELFSFPNPPKRPSHPEAQGLRHLAFSVSDMDACIAHLVQNQVAVEPVRIDEYTGKRFTFFSDPDGLPLELYEQC, encoded by the coding sequence TTGAAGTTATCTGGAATACATCACGTCGCTGTTATTTGTTCTGACTACCAAAGATCAAAAGTGTTTTATACCGAAGTACTTGGTTTGCATGTACTCTGTGAAAACTATCGAAAAGATAGAGCGTCCTATAAATTAGATCTTGCATTGCCTGATGGGAGTCAGATTGAGTTGTTTTCTTTTCCAAACCCTCCAAAACGACCATCACATCCAGAAGCGCAAGGGCTGAGACATTTGGCATTTAGCGTATCAGATATGGATGCTTGTATTGCACACCTCGTGCAAAATCAAGTTGCTGTAGAGCCTGTTCGAATAGATGAATATACAGGCAAACGATTTACCTTTTTCAGCGATCCTGATGGCTTACCGCTAGAGCTTTATGAGCAATGTTAA
- a CDS encoding SDR family oxidoreductase, whose protein sequence is MDINNKTVVITGGAQGLGLAMATEMAKHGAKLALIDMQEDVLAEAKHELAQFGTQVNTYVANVSQESDVENVFNAIVNDFGDISVLINNAGILRDGLLLKAKDGQVIDKMSLSQFQSVIDVNLTGVFLCGREAAVKMVEAGNGGVIINMSSVARAGNMGQTNYSAAKSGVVAMTTSWAKELGRFGIRVGAIAPGVIRTKMTDAMKPEAKERLVKMKPVGRLGEAQEIAHTAKYIIENDFFTGRVVEIDGGIRL, encoded by the coding sequence ATGGATATTAACAATAAAACAGTTGTGATCACTGGTGGTGCGCAAGGCTTAGGTCTTGCCATGGCGACTGAAATGGCAAAGCATGGGGCAAAACTTGCCCTGATTGATATGCAAGAAGACGTTTTAGCAGAAGCGAAGCACGAACTTGCTCAATTCGGCACACAAGTTAACACGTATGTCGCTAATGTTAGTCAAGAATCAGACGTCGAAAATGTGTTTAATGCCATCGTAAATGACTTCGGCGATATTTCGGTATTGATAAATAATGCAGGTATTTTGCGTGACGGTTTGCTACTCAAAGCAAAAGATGGGCAAGTCATCGACAAAATGTCGCTATCGCAATTTCAATCCGTTATTGATGTCAACCTCACAGGTGTTTTCCTGTGTGGCCGCGAAGCTGCTGTCAAAATGGTAGAAGCAGGTAATGGTGGCGTGATCATTAATATGTCTAGCGTTGCACGCGCTGGTAATATGGGACAAACCAATTATTCAGCAGCAAAGTCAGGTGTCGTTGCGATGACTACCAGCTGGGCTAAAGAATTAGGTCGTTTTGGTATTCGCGTGGGCGCAATTGCACCGGGTGTTATCCGTACAAAAATGACCGATGCAATGAAGCCTGAAGCCAAAGAGCGCCTAGTGAAAATGAAGCCGGTAGGGCGTCTTGGTGAAGCGCAAGAAATTGCCCATACAGCAAAATATATCATTGAAAATGATTTCTTTACGGGACGTGTCGTTGAGATTGACGGCGGCATTCGCTTGTAA
- the mmsB gene encoding 3-hydroxyisobutyrate dehydrogenase yields MAQVGFIGLGNMGGPMAINLLKAGHQVCVFDLNPEVVATLEASGATKATVVSDVCREADYVISMLPAGKHVRAVYTGDDGLINYLSKNTQVIDCSTIDAESAQFVGNKLAESGISFVDAPVSGGVAGAAAGTLTFIVGGNKADFERAHVVLTNMGKNIFHAGDIGAGQVAKICNNMLLSILMAGTSEALQMGVDHGLDPKVLSEIMLNSSGRNWTLELYNPCPDVLENVPSSNGYKPGFMVDLMAKDLGLAMQSAQQTNSATPMGALAKNLYNLMQNQGKGSEDFSAIFKLYSEK; encoded by the coding sequence ATGGCACAAGTAGGATTTATTGGCTTAGGTAACATGGGTGGTCCAATGGCGATTAACCTGTTAAAGGCTGGCCACCAAGTATGTGTATTCGATTTGAACCCAGAGGTTGTTGCGACGCTTGAAGCTAGTGGTGCAACGAAAGCGACGGTTGTGAGCGATGTATGTCGCGAAGCCGATTATGTGATCAGTATGCTGCCTGCAGGCAAGCATGTTCGAGCTGTGTATACAGGCGATGATGGGTTAATTAATTATTTGTCTAAAAACACACAAGTAATTGATTGCTCGACCATCGATGCTGAATCTGCTCAGTTTGTTGGCAACAAGTTGGCAGAGTCGGGTATTTCATTTGTCGATGCGCCTGTGTCTGGCGGTGTTGCAGGTGCAGCGGCCGGTACCTTAACTTTTATTGTCGGCGGTAATAAAGCAGACTTTGAACGTGCCCATGTGGTACTGACCAATATGGGTAAGAACATTTTTCATGCTGGAGATATTGGTGCAGGGCAAGTCGCTAAGATATGTAACAATATGCTGTTATCAATACTTATGGCGGGCACAAGTGAAGCGCTGCAAATGGGTGTAGATCATGGCTTAGATCCTAAAGTATTGAGCGAAATTATGCTAAACAGCTCTGGTCGTAACTGGACGCTAGAGCTATACAACCCATGTCCTGATGTACTAGAAAATGTGCCTTCTTCGAACGGTTATAAGCCGGGCTTTATGGTTGATTTAATGGCTAAAGATCTTGGCCTTGCGATGCAATCTGCGCAGCAAACAAATTCTGCGACGCCCATGGGGGCGCTTGCAAAGAATTTGTATAACTTGATGCAAAATCAAGGCAAAGGCAGTGAAGACTTTAGTGCGATTTTTAAGCTTTATTCAGAGAAATAG
- a CDS encoding enoyl-CoA hydratase/isomerase family protein — protein MTEFELINHEEAPVIFEQATCHNGMKIALATLNAPKALNALNLDMIRLLAPQLDAWANDPQIAMVMLKGAGEKAFCAGGDVVSLYREMSSDTSNALIETFFSEEYRLDYQIHNYDKPILLWGNGIIMGGGLGLTAGASHKVMTETSRIAMPEITIGLYPDVGGSYFLNKMPKGVGLFLGLTAANINAADAKLVGLADHFMDSEKLSLLLQNLVEVNWGKTNVLNHEKLTQLLLSLDEASHAPPKSEIKPLIKVFEALDEKDTLSEQVEFILALDSTDNKWLSKAQAALKHGSPLSAALVKAQLTRSEGKTLKDCFKQELGMSVTAGEFGEFQEGVRALLIDKDGKPNWRFKSVAEIPNDAIERFFTPRWDENDHPLRDL, from the coding sequence ATGACTGAATTTGAGCTAATAAATCACGAAGAGGCGCCGGTTATATTCGAACAGGCAACGTGCCATAACGGGATGAAAATAGCGCTGGCGACATTAAATGCACCAAAAGCGTTAAATGCCTTAAACCTCGATATGATCCGTTTGCTCGCGCCACAACTTGACGCTTGGGCAAACGACCCGCAAATAGCAATGGTTATGCTAAAAGGTGCTGGAGAGAAGGCGTTTTGTGCCGGCGGCGATGTCGTGAGTTTATATCGCGAAATGTCGTCTGATACGAGTAATGCATTAATTGAAACCTTTTTTAGTGAAGAATATCGGTTAGATTATCAAATCCATAACTATGATAAACCAATCCTACTTTGGGGTAATGGCATCATCATGGGTGGTGGACTGGGCTTAACGGCTGGTGCAAGCCATAAAGTGATGACCGAAACGTCGCGCATTGCTATGCCGGAAATCACCATTGGCTTATACCCTGATGTGGGAGGGAGCTATTTCCTCAATAAGATGCCAAAAGGCGTTGGGCTATTCTTGGGGCTCACCGCTGCAAACATTAACGCTGCGGATGCCAAGCTGGTTGGGCTCGCCGACCACTTTATGGACTCAGAAAAGCTGAGCTTACTATTACAAAACCTAGTTGAAGTGAACTGGGGCAAAACCAATGTATTAAATCATGAAAAGCTCACGCAGTTGTTGTTGTCACTAGATGAAGCCTCTCATGCGCCGCCAAAAAGCGAAATTAAACCGCTTATCAAGGTATTCGAAGCGCTTGATGAGAAAGATACTTTATCAGAGCAGGTTGAGTTTATTTTAGCGTTGGATAGCACTGACAACAAATGGCTAAGCAAGGCACAGGCTGCGTTAAAACATGGTTCACCATTGAGCGCAGCATTGGTTAAAGCGCAGCTTACTAGAAGTGAAGGTAAAACACTCAAAGACTGCTTTAAGCAGGAGTTAGGTATGTCGGTAACGGCTGGCGAGTTTGGTGAGTTTCAAGAAGGTGTTCGTGCGCTGCTTATCGATAAAGATGGCAAACCAAATTGGCGGTTTAAATCGGTTGCTGAGATTCCAAATGACGCAATAGAACGTTTTTTCACACCTCGATGGGATGAAAACGATCATCCTTTGCGTGACTTATAA
- a CDS encoding enoyl-CoA hydratase — protein sequence MTAQLKLEKQGHTAVVTMSNPPANTWTKGTLTALKNLVIELNADKEIYSLVITGEGEKFFSAGADLNVFADGDKGVAADMSRVFGEAFETLSDFRGVSIAAINGFAMGGGLEVALACDIRIAEAQAQMALPEAKVGLLPCAGGTQNLSWLVGEGWAKRMILCGERLKADKAQQIGLVEEVVEQGKALEAALELAKKVEDQSPVAVTACKALIQKGRTGTINSALPLERELFVTLFDTQDQKEGVNAFLEKRKANWVNG from the coding sequence ATGACTGCACAATTAAAACTCGAAAAACAAGGCCATACTGCCGTTGTTACTATGTCAAATCCACCTGCGAATACGTGGACAAAAGGCACACTAACTGCACTTAAAAATCTAGTAATCGAATTGAACGCAGATAAAGAAATCTATTCTTTAGTGATCACTGGTGAAGGCGAAAAGTTCTTTTCAGCCGGTGCGGATCTAAACGTATTTGCCGACGGCGACAAAGGGGTCGCTGCGGATATGTCTCGAGTATTTGGCGAAGCGTTTGAAACACTCAGCGACTTTAGAGGCGTATCAATTGCTGCTATCAATGGTTTTGCAATGGGTGGCGGCTTAGAAGTCGCACTAGCATGCGATATCCGTATTGCCGAAGCTCAAGCCCAAATGGCACTTCCTGAGGCGAAAGTCGGATTGTTACCTTGTGCTGGCGGCACACAAAATTTGTCTTGGCTTGTGGGCGAAGGCTGGGCAAAACGTATGATTTTATGCGGTGAACGCTTAAAAGCTGATAAAGCACAGCAAATTGGCTTAGTTGAAGAAGTGGTCGAGCAGGGTAAAGCACTGGAGGCTGCGCTTGAACTTGCTAAGAAAGTGGAAGATCAAAGTCCAGTTGCGGTCACAGCTTGTAAGGCCCTCATTCAAAAAGGTCGCACTGGCACAATCAATAGCGCATTGCCGCTGGAACGCGAACTCTTTGTAACACTATTCGATACGCAAGATCAAAAAGAAGGCGTAAACGCGTTTCTAGAGAAGCGTAAAGCGAATTGGGTAAATGGCTAA
- a CDS encoding acyl-CoA dehydrogenase family protein, with translation MDFNLNEDQQAFADMAHQFAMSELAPHAAKWDQEHIFPKDVIQKAGELGFCGLYTPEEAGGLGLSRLDSSIIFEQLSMGCTATTAMLTIHNMATWMIASFATEETKAKYMDQLVTGELLASYCLTEPGSGSDAASLKTKAIKEGDEYVLSGSKMFISGAGETDVLVVMARTGEDGPKGISAFVVPADADGVIYGKAEEKMGWNAQPTRLITLENVRIPAANLLGQEGEGFKFAMQGLDGGRINIATCSIGTAQQALNTAKQYMQERSQFGKPLAAFQALQFKIADMNTELVAARQMVRLAAFKLDSNDPEKTTYCAMAKRFATDVGTKVCDDALQIHGGYGYIKEYPLERHLRDVRVHQILEGTNEIMRVIIARRILAEGAASVL, from the coding sequence GTGGACTTTAACCTAAACGAAGATCAACAAGCATTTGCCGATATGGCGCACCAATTTGCAATGAGCGAGCTTGCTCCACATGCTGCAAAATGGGATCAAGAGCACATTTTTCCAAAAGACGTAATTCAAAAAGCAGGTGAGCTTGGCTTTTGCGGTCTATATACGCCAGAAGAGGCAGGTGGTCTGGGTTTATCTCGCCTTGACTCAAGTATTATTTTTGAGCAACTTTCTATGGGTTGTACAGCAACAACCGCCATGTTGACTATTCATAACATGGCAACGTGGATGATAGCGAGCTTTGCAACGGAAGAAACCAAAGCAAAATATATGGATCAGTTAGTAACAGGTGAGCTACTGGCTTCTTACTGTCTAACTGAGCCAGGCTCTGGCTCTGATGCTGCATCGCTGAAAACAAAAGCAATAAAAGAAGGCGACGAGTACGTTTTGTCTGGCTCTAAGATGTTTATCTCAGGGGCCGGTGAAACCGACGTATTGGTGGTAATGGCAAGAACCGGTGAAGACGGTCCAAAAGGTATTTCGGCATTTGTTGTACCTGCCGATGCTGACGGCGTTATTTATGGCAAAGCAGAAGAAAAAATGGGGTGGAACGCTCAACCTACGCGCCTTATCACGCTTGAAAATGTTCGTATCCCAGCCGCAAACCTGCTAGGCCAAGAAGGAGAAGGCTTCAAATTTGCGATGCAAGGCCTTGATGGTGGTCGTATTAATATTGCAACTTGCTCGATTGGTACAGCTCAGCAGGCGCTCAATACCGCCAAGCAGTATATGCAAGAGCGTTCTCAGTTTGGCAAACCTTTAGCGGCGTTCCAAGCACTTCAATTTAAAATTGCAGATATGAATACAGAACTTGTGGCTGCGCGCCAAATGGTTCGACTTGCGGCATTTAAACTGGATAGCAACGACCCAGAAAAGACCACTTATTGCGCTATGGCAAAGCGCTTTGCCACTGATGTAGGTACTAAGGTGTGTGATGATGCACTGCAAATTCATGGTGGTTACGGGTATATCAAAGAGTATCCACTGGAGCGCCATCTACGTGACGTACGTGTACATCAGATCCTTGAAGGTACAAACGAAATCATGCGTGTAATTATTGCACGTCGGATCTTAGCTGAAGGCGCGGCAAGCGTCCTATAA
- a CDS encoding CoA-acylating methylmalonate-semialdehyde dehydrogenase, which produces MHQVPLYINGEFSQSQSDKWLDVVNPANQEVLAKVPCATNEEVQAAIHSAQEAFKTWRNVPVTERARIMMRYAALLKEHQEEIATIICHELGKTFEDAKGDVWRGIEVVEQACNAPSMMMGETVENVARNIDTYSYTQPLGVCAGITPFNFPAMIPLWMFPMAIVCGNTFVLKPSEQDPLTPMRLVELFEEAGAPKGVLQVVHGSKGQVDQILEAPEIRAISFVGSCGVGQYIYSKGTQNLKRVQACVGAKNHMVIMPDAKKEQVINNLVGSSVGAGGQRCMGISVAVFVGQSQQWVDELKDAMAKVRPGVWDDPEAAYGPQTTPQAKARILSLIDSGKQQGATCLLDGSEFTVEGYENGNWVGPTLFSNVTTDMDIYKEEIFGPVLCCVFVDSLDEAITLINNNPYGNGTSLFTASGGAARKFQREIEVGQVGINIPIPVPLPFFSFTGWKNSFYGDQHTYGKQGVRFYTETKTITSRWFDDEAVSGPNMSINLR; this is translated from the coding sequence ATGCACCAAGTACCTTTATACATCAACGGTGAATTTTCACAGTCTCAGTCTGACAAATGGTTAGACGTTGTTAATCCGGCTAATCAAGAAGTATTAGCAAAAGTACCTTGTGCTACTAACGAAGAAGTTCAGGCTGCAATTCATTCAGCTCAAGAAGCATTTAAAACGTGGCGTAATGTTCCGGTAACTGAGCGTGCGCGAATTATGATGCGTTATGCAGCGCTTCTTAAAGAGCATCAAGAAGAAATCGCAACCATCATTTGCCATGAACTAGGTAAAACTTTTGAAGATGCGAAAGGTGATGTATGGCGTGGTATTGAAGTGGTTGAGCAAGCATGTAATGCCCCTTCAATGATGATGGGCGAGACGGTAGAAAACGTTGCCCGAAATATCGACACCTATTCATATACCCAACCGCTAGGCGTTTGTGCGGGTATTACGCCATTTAACTTCCCAGCGATGATCCCACTGTGGATGTTCCCAATGGCAATTGTATGCGGTAACACCTTTGTACTTAAGCCATCAGAGCAAGATCCACTAACGCCAATGCGCTTGGTTGAACTGTTTGAAGAAGCCGGTGCGCCAAAAGGCGTACTACAGGTAGTACACGGTAGTAAGGGTCAGGTCGACCAAATCCTTGAAGCGCCGGAAATTCGCGCGATTTCTTTCGTGGGTTCTTGTGGTGTTGGTCAGTACATTTACAGCAAAGGTACGCAAAATCTCAAACGCGTTCAAGCGTGTGTTGGTGCAAAAAACCACATGGTTATCATGCCAGATGCGAAAAAAGAACAAGTGATAAATAACCTGGTTGGCTCTTCGGTCGGCGCGGGTGGTCAGCGCTGTATGGGGATCTCAGTTGCCGTGTTTGTTGGCCAATCACAACAGTGGGTCGATGAACTAAAAGACGCTATGGCGAAGGTTCGTCCTGGCGTGTGGGATGACCCAGAAGCTGCTTATGGTCCGCAAACGACGCCGCAAGCTAAAGCGCGTATTCTATCGCTGATTGACAGTGGTAAGCAGCAAGGCGCAACGTGTTTGCTAGATGGCTCTGAGTTTACCGTTGAGGGTTATGAAAATGGTAACTGGGTAGGTCCAACGCTGTTTTCAAACGTCACAACTGACATGGATATCTACAAAGAAGAAATCTTTGGCCCAGTCCTTTGTTGTGTATTTGTCGATAGTTTAGATGAAGCAATTACGCTTATTAATAACAACCCATACGGTAACGGCACCTCATTATTCACCGCAAGCGGTGGCGCAGCACGCAAGTTCCAGCGTGAAATCGAAGTGGGTCAGGTAGGGATTAATATTCCTATTCCAGTGCCTTTGCCGTTCTTCTCATTTACCGGTTGGAAGAACTCATTCTACGGCGACCAACATACCTATGGTAAGCAAGGCGTGCGTTTCTATACAGAAACCAAAACAATTACCTCACGCTGGTTTGACGATGAGGCTGTCAGTGGTCCAAATATGAGTATCAACCTTAGATAA
- a CDS encoding thiolase family protein: MSNEAVVIVAAKRTPMGGFMGSLSDATATDLGATAIKAVMNETGLSDASIDEVIMGCVLPAGLGQAPARQAMLHAGLARSTGATTINKVCGSGLKAAMFAHDLIRSGSINSAIAGGMESMTNSPYFIPKARGGMRMGHGEIKDHMMADGLEDAYDNKAMGCFAQATADEYGITREHMDEFALGSLSKANAAIENGSFGNEIAPHVMSTRKGDVEVNTDEQPGNARPDKIPSLRPAFKKDGTITAANSSSISDGAAALILMSESEAKKHGLTPLCKIVAHATHSQAPAEFTVAPVGAMNKLLEKAGWSTADVDLWEINEAFAMVTMLAINEMQLDSNKVNVNGGACALGHPIGASGARILVTLIHALKNRGLSKGVASLCIGGGEAVALAVEV, from the coding sequence ATGAGTAACGAAGCTGTTGTCATCGTCGCTGCTAAGCGTACACCAATGGGTGGCTTTATGGGAAGCCTATCTGACGCAACCGCGACAGACTTAGGTGCGACTGCAATTAAAGCAGTAATGAATGAAACAGGTCTTAGTGACGCGAGTATAGACGAAGTTATCATGGGCTGTGTCTTACCTGCAGGCCTTGGTCAAGCGCCAGCGCGTCAAGCGATGCTACACGCGGGGCTTGCACGCTCGACGGGAGCGACGACAATTAACAAGGTGTGCGGCTCGGGTCTAAAAGCAGCGATGTTCGCGCATGATCTCATCCGCTCAGGTAGCATTAATTCTGCTATCGCTGGCGGCATGGAAAGCATGACTAACTCACCTTACTTTATTCCAAAAGCCCGTGGCGGAATGCGCATGGGTCATGGCGAAATCAAAGACCATATGATGGCTGATGGTTTAGAAGATGCTTATGACAACAAAGCGATGGGTTGCTTCGCACAGGCTACTGCCGATGAATATGGCATTACTCGCGAGCACATGGATGAATTTGCACTTGGCTCACTAAGTAAAGCAAACGCCGCAATCGAAAATGGCAGCTTTGGCAATGAAATTGCCCCTCATGTAATGAGTACACGTAAGGGCGATGTTGAGGTTAATACTGACGAGCAACCTGGTAACGCGCGTCCAGACAAAATTCCATCACTTCGTCCAGCATTTAAAAAAGACGGTACTATCACAGCCGCCAACTCCTCGTCTATTTCTGACGGTGCAGCAGCGCTGATTTTAATGAGTGAATCAGAAGCGAAAAAGCACGGTTTGACACCACTTTGTAAGATTGTTGCCCATGCAACTCACTCACAAGCGCCTGCTGAATTTACCGTGGCACCAGTCGGTGCGATGAATAAGCTGCTTGAAAAAGCAGGTTGGTCGACAGCAGATGTTGATCTTTGGGAAATCAACGAAGCGTTTGCGATGGTGACTATGTTGGCTATCAACGAAATGCAGTTAGATAGCAACAAAGTCAACGTCAACGGTGGTGCTTGTGCACTAGGTCACCCAATCGGTGCAAGCGGTGCTCGCATCCTAGTTACACTCATACATGCACTAAAAAACCGCGGCTTATCAAAAGGCGTTGCGTCACTATGTATCGGTGGTGGTGAAGCTGTAGCACTCGCGGTAGAAGTGTAA
- a CDS encoding MerR family transcriptional regulator, protein MQEINEPTYSISELAKEFDITTRSIRFYEDQGLLSPRRQGQTRIYSKRDKVRLKLILRGKRLGFTLAETGRLFELYDADKSSEKQLKTMLQLIEEKKADLSQQMDDIKVVLMELVTAERRCRDTLHELEK, encoded by the coding sequence ATGCAAGAAATTAATGAACCTACCTATTCAATCAGCGAGTTAGCTAAAGAATTTGATATTACTACTCGCAGTATTCGTTTTTACGAAGACCAAGGACTCCTTTCTCCTAGGCGTCAAGGACAAACGCGTATTTACTCAAAACGTGACAAAGTTCGATTAAAACTGATCCTTCGCGGAAAACGTCTTGGTTTTACACTTGCTGAAACTGGCCGACTATTTGAGCTTTACGACGCCGACAAATCAAGCGAAAAGCAACTTAAAACCATGTTGCAACTCATTGAAGAGAAAAAAGCCGATTTAAGCCAACAAATGGACGACATTAAAGTTGTCTTAATGGAACTAGTGACGGCTGAGCGCCGTTGTCGCGACACCCTACACGAGCTCGAAAAATAA
- a CDS encoding isovaleryl-CoA dehydrogenase — MSTVSLYKELNFGLGETADMIRDHVNSFATSEIAPLAEKTDQENAFPNEMWPKFGEMGLLGITVAEEFGGSNMGYLEHVIAMEEISRASASIGLSYGAHSNLCVNQINRNGNQAQKEKYLPKLISGEHIGALAMSEPNAGSDVVSMKLRAEKQGDKFILNGNKMWITNGPDADVFVIYAKTDINAGPRGITAFIVEKIFPGFSTAQKLDKLGMRGSNTCELVFENCEVPAENILGEYNEGVKVLMSGLDYERVVLAGGPLGIMQACMDVVVPYIHERKQFNQSIGEFQLVQGKVADMYTQMNAARSYVYTVAKACDRGETTRKDAAGAILYAAELATKLALDAIQLLGGNGYINEYPTGRLLRDAKLYEIGAGTSEIRRMLIGRELFNESR; from the coding sequence ATGAGCACAGTATCTTTATATAAAGAATTAAACTTTGGACTAGGCGAAACAGCAGACATGATCCGTGATCATGTGAATAGCTTTGCGACCAGTGAAATTGCCCCACTGGCTGAAAAAACAGATCAAGAAAATGCATTTCCAAACGAAATGTGGCCAAAGTTTGGCGAAATGGGCCTACTTGGGATCACCGTTGCTGAAGAATTTGGCGGCTCAAACATGGGTTATCTTGAACACGTTATTGCAATGGAAGAGATAAGCCGTGCGAGTGCATCAATTGGCTTAAGCTACGGCGCGCATTCAAACCTATGTGTGAACCAAATTAACCGTAACGGCAACCAAGCCCAAAAAGAAAAGTATCTACCAAAACTTATCAGCGGTGAACACATCGGTGCGCTAGCGATGAGTGAGCCCAATGCTGGCTCTGACGTGGTTTCAATGAAACTGCGTGCTGAAAAGCAAGGTGACAAGTTCATCCTAAACGGTAATAAAATGTGGATCACCAACGGTCCAGATGCCGACGTTTTTGTGATTTACGCAAAAACCGATATCAATGCAGGCCCTCGCGGGATCACCGCCTTTATCGTCGAAAAAATCTTCCCTGGTTTTTCAACGGCACAAAAGCTAGACAAACTTGGAATGCGTGGTTCAAACACCTGTGAGCTGGTATTCGAAAACTGCGAAGTACCTGCAGAAAACATCCTTGGCGAATACAATGAAGGCGTTAAGGTACTCATGAGTGGCCTAGACTACGAGCGTGTGGTATTGGCAGGCGGTCCGCTTGGTATTATGCAGGCTTGTATGGATGTGGTAGTACCTTATATTCACGAGCGTAAACAATTTAACCAATCTATCGGTGAATTCCAGCTGGTGCAGGGCAAAGTTGCTGACATGTACACGCAAATGAACGCCGCACGCTCATACGTTTATACCGTGGCGAAAGCCTGTGACCGTGGCGAAACCACACGTAAAGATGCTGCTGGAGCGATTTTATATGCCGCAGAACTTGCAACCAAACTTGCACTTGATGCCATTCAGCTACTAGGCGGAAACGGTTATATCAATGAATATCCTACAGGTCGACTACTTCGCGATGCCAAGCTGTATGAAATTGGCGCTGGTACGTCGGAGATCCGCCGTATGCTTATCGGACGTGAGCTATTCAACGAAAGTCGCTAG